Proteins co-encoded in one Streptococcus parauberis NCFD 2020 genomic window:
- a CDS encoding carboxymuconolactone decarboxylase family protein, whose protein sequence is MAVKQTAGRNNLGEFAPKFAEFNDDVLFGEVWSRESELPAKTRSMITVSALISGGNLEQLDHHLNFAKENGVTKEEISEIITHLAFYVGWPKAWSTFNRAKEIWKD, encoded by the coding sequence ATGGCAGTTAAACAAACAGCTGGAAGAAATAACTTGGGTGAATTTGCACCAAAATTTGCAGAGTTTAATGATGATGTCCTATTTGGAGAAGTTTGGTCCAGAGAAAGTGAACTTCCTGCTAAAACAAGATCGATGATTACTGTTTCGGCATTAATTTCTGGTGGTAATTTGGAGCAACTTGATCATCATTTGAATTTTGCTAAGGAAAATGGTGTCACAAAAGAAGAGATTTCAGAAATAATTACTCATTTAGCTTTTTATGTGGGTTGGCCAAAAGCCTGGTCTACTTTTAATCGAGCTAAAGAAATTTGGAAAGATTAA
- a CDS encoding YjjG family noncanonical pyrimidine nucleotidase encodes MDKKFLLFDLDHTLMDFDQAEEVALTDLLIECQIADIEAYKDYYKPMNQAMWKSLELKQITKPELVNTRFAKLFNYFGKEVDGIYMAERYQAHLKNQGQTYPGATQLLADIKAEGYSLYAATNGITKIQEGRLAHSDIETYFDKIFISEQSGSQKPDPAFYEWIAEQIPGFDSTKALMIGDSLTADIQGGNNAGIETVWYNPHGLENHSKSVPDYIIANYEQLKDLLFE; translated from the coding sequence TTGGATAAAAAATTTTTACTATTCGACCTAGATCATACCCTAATGGATTTTGACCAAGCAGAAGAAGTAGCTTTGACAGACTTATTGATTGAATGTCAGATTGCAGATATTGAAGCTTACAAGGATTATTACAAACCGATGAATCAGGCCATGTGGAAAAGTCTGGAATTAAAACAAATTACCAAACCAGAATTGGTCAACACGCGCTTTGCCAAATTATTTAATTATTTCGGAAAAGAGGTTGACGGCATCTATATGGCTGAACGCTACCAAGCCCACCTCAAGAATCAAGGACAGACCTATCCTGGGGCTACACAGTTGCTTGCAGATATAAAAGCCGAAGGCTATTCACTATATGCCGCAACTAATGGCATCACAAAAATTCAAGAAGGGCGACTTGCCCACTCAGATATTGAAACGTATTTTGATAAGATTTTCATTTCTGAGCAATCAGGTAGCCAAAAACCAGATCCAGCTTTTTATGAATGGATTGCCGAGCAAATTCCAGGTTTTGATTCGACAAAAGCACTAATGATTGGAGACAGTTTGACTGCAGACATTCAGGGCGGAAATAATGCTGGGATCGAGACAGTCTGGTATAATCCACATGGTCTTGAAAATCACAGTAAATCAGTTCCAGATTATATTATTGCAAATTATGAGCAATTAAAAGACTTGTTATTCGAGTAA
- a CDS encoding aldo/keto reductase → MEYTKLGNTGLEVSKLCLGCMSFGDSSTGFHSGWLLDEDASRKIIKKALDMGINFFDTANTYAAGTSEEYLGRAIKDFADREEIVIATKLFFGDGQHEGRNTKGLSRKAIINQVNASLERLGTDYIDLLYIHRWDYNTPIEETMAALNDLVRSGKVHYLGASAMYAWQFQKAQYVAEKNGWTKFSVMQNHYNMLYREDEREMIPFCKDSGVALVPYSPLAAGRVVRDWDADTARSKTDEIAKSKYDSTEEQDKEIVKCVAELAKELDVSRAQVALAWLWQKGIDSPIVGVTKEKYLDDYLGAFQLILTDNQMAMLDKAYLPHQIVGAL, encoded by the coding sequence ATGGAATATACAAAATTAGGTAATACAGGTTTGGAAGTGTCAAAACTTTGTTTAGGGTGTATGAGTTTTGGAGATTCAAGTACAGGTTTTCACTCAGGTTGGCTTTTAGATGAAGATGCAAGTCGTAAGATTATTAAGAAAGCTCTCGATATGGGAATTAACTTCTTTGATACTGCTAATACCTATGCTGCCGGAACAAGTGAAGAATACCTTGGACGTGCGATCAAAGATTTTGCTGATCGTGAAGAAATTGTAATTGCTACAAAATTATTTTTTGGTGATGGTCAACATGAGGGACGTAATACTAAAGGTCTTTCACGCAAAGCTATTATCAATCAGGTTAATGCTAGTTTAGAACGCTTAGGTACTGATTATATTGATTTATTATATATCCACAGATGGGATTATAACACGCCAATTGAAGAAACAATGGCTGCTCTAAATGATCTTGTCCGTTCTGGTAAAGTGCATTATTTAGGTGCATCAGCTATGTACGCTTGGCAATTCCAAAAAGCTCAGTATGTGGCAGAAAAAAACGGCTGGACTAAATTCTCTGTCATGCAAAATCACTACAATATGCTCTATCGCGAAGATGAGCGTGAGATGATTCCTTTCTGTAAAGATTCTGGTGTTGCTCTGGTCCCATATAGTCCTTTAGCTGCTGGTCGGGTTGTTCGTGACTGGGATGCTGATACGGCAAGAAGTAAAACAGATGAAATAGCTAAATCGAAATATGACAGTACTGAGGAACAAGACAAAGAGATTGTTAAATGTGTTGCTGAGCTAGCTAAAGAGTTAGATGTTTCTCGTGCACAGGTAGCCTTAGCTTGGCTCTGGCAAAAAGGTATTGATTCACCAATTGTTGGTGTTACCAAAGAAAAATACCTTGATGATTATTTAGGTGCCTTCCAATTAATCTTAACTGATAACCAAATGGCAATGTTAGACAAAGCTTATCTTCCACACCAAATTGTTGGTGCATTGTAA
- a CDS encoding type 1 glutamine amidotransferase domain-containing protein: MKKILVVLTNTPNFPGKLEATGLWLAEATEFVNVVTKAGFQVDYISPEGGYVPIDPRSLKGTYIKPSDLTLYQSKDFQDRALSNTMTAKDVNPDDYLGIYYTGGHGVLWDFPNNYALQKLTSHIFTYGGYVMSVCHGLAGLLNVKDAADDYLLDGKKVTGFTDQEELLSGKQSYINYSVEKMAKERGAEFQKTIPYTSFAIQDKHLITGQNPMSGGAVADLLIQALEL; encoded by the coding sequence ATGAAAAAGATATTAGTAGTTTTAACAAACACTCCAAATTTTCCTGGAAAACTAGAAGCAACTGGTTTGTGGTTAGCAGAGGCAACAGAATTTGTCAATGTGGTAACGAAAGCTGGTTTTCAAGTTGATTATATTAGCCCAGAAGGTGGCTATGTCCCAATTGACCCACGTTCATTAAAGGGAACTTACATTAAGCCAAGTGACCTGACGCTTTATCAATCAAAGGATTTTCAGGATCGAGCACTGTCAAATACCATGACAGCTAAAGATGTTAATCCAGATGATTATTTAGGAATTTATTATACAGGAGGCCATGGTGTGCTATGGGACTTCCCCAATAACTATGCTCTGCAAAAATTGACCAGTCATATTTTCACTTATGGGGGTTATGTTATGTCAGTTTGTCATGGTTTAGCTGGCTTATTAAATGTTAAAGATGCTGCTGATGACTACCTTTTAGATGGGAAGAAAGTGACCGGTTTTACTGATCAGGAAGAATTGCTAAGTGGTAAACAATCCTATATAAATTATAGTGTGGAAAAAATGGCTAAGGAACGAGGAGCAGAATTTCAAAAAACAATTCCTTATACCTCATTTGCCATTCAAGATAAACACTTAATCACAGGACAAAATCCAATGTCGGGTGGAGCTGTGGCAGACTTATTAATTCAAGCCTTGGAATTATAA
- a CDS encoding phosphate-starvation-inducible PsiE family protein, translating to MRKYLQELVTEISHYLEILLSLILTIAMIFFAISLVANLPGFLISDVNNNHLFENILGRALTLAVGVELIKMLSKPSPGTVIEVLLFALTRQMIVDHPKMFDFLLGIIAVAILFAIRRYLFVKFDESTSIMIRGSQTLKMTKMIAHVSIDGPKEEKLRDYMTKRLQEEDHSISVGAVLNLGSFALRIDKMRGGLITRVEVIRDL from the coding sequence ATGAGAAAATATTTACAAGAACTTGTAACAGAAATTTCCCACTATCTGGAAATATTATTATCTTTAATTTTAACAATCGCCATGATTTTCTTTGCTATATCATTAGTGGCTAATTTGCCAGGATTTTTGATAAGTGATGTCAACAATAATCACCTTTTTGAGAATATTTTAGGTCGTGCTTTGACCTTAGCGGTTGGTGTTGAGCTGATTAAGATGTTATCTAAACCTTCACCTGGTACAGTTATTGAAGTTCTCTTATTTGCCTTAACACGTCAAATGATCGTTGATCACCCAAAAATGTTTGATTTTCTTTTAGGAATAATTGCTGTTGCTATTCTTTTTGCTATTCGTCGCTATTTATTTGTCAAGTTTGATGAGTCAACTTCAATAATGATACGCGGTAGCCAAACCTTAAAAATGACCAAGATGATTGCCCATGTCTCCATTGATGGCCCCAAAGAAGAAAAACTTCGAGATTATATGACTAAACGTCTTCAAGAAGAAGATCATTCTATTTCTGTTGGAGCAGTTTTGAATCTCGGTTCCTTTGCCCTTAGGATTGATAAGATGCGTGGTGGACTGATTACAAGGGTAGAAGTCATTCGAGATTTGTAA
- a CDS encoding DoxX family protein codes for MIKKIEIVRPYALTLLRVVAGYMMLLHGLDKVFGLFGGQVPLQSLMGIGGLIELTTALLIMIGLFTRLASFILSGQMAVAYFMFHGLPGNIFLPYVNKGELAALYAVVFFLFVFAGSGALSVDNLIAKKDK; via the coding sequence ATGATAAAAAAAATTGAGATAGTTAGACCATATGCACTTACTTTATTACGAGTGGTTGCTGGATATATGATGTTATTACATGGGTTGGATAAAGTTTTTGGATTATTTGGTGGGCAAGTACCGCTTCAATCATTAATGGGTATTGGTGGCCTAATTGAGTTAACAACTGCCCTATTAATAATGATTGGACTATTTACCAGATTAGCCTCATTTATATTATCAGGTCAAATGGCGGTTGCTTATTTTATGTTCCATGGTTTACCAGGTAATATTTTTTTACCATATGTTAATAAAGGAGAGTTAGCAGCATTATATGCAGTTGTCTTCTTCCTATTTGTTTTTGCTGGTAGTGGTGCTTTGTCAGTCGATAACCTAATAGCGAAAAAAGACAAATAG
- a CDS encoding YeiH family protein → MSSIKKKVPGILVCLIIALGAWFLGQLFPIIGGPVFGILMGMLIALFYTKRDQTKTGIAFTSKYILQTAVVLLGFGLNLTQIMKVGIESLPIIISTIAIALLVAYFLQKWMHIDVNTATLVGVGSSICGGSAIAATAPVIKAKDEEIAKAISVIFLFNVIAAIIFPSLGQLLGLSNHGFAIFAGTAVNDTSSVTATAASWDAIHGSNTLDGATIVKLTRTLAIIPITLILSLYKAKKEGNNDSSFSLKKAFPTFIFYFLLASIVTTVFSAMGLNPSIFDQLKTLSKFFIVMAMTAIGLNTNIVKLFKTGGKAITLGAICWVAITVVSLAMQALIGTW, encoded by the coding sequence ATGTCATCTATTAAGAAAAAAGTTCCAGGTATTTTAGTTTGTTTAATTATTGCTCTTGGAGCATGGTTTTTGGGTCAGCTCTTTCCAATTATTGGTGGTCCTGTTTTTGGGATTTTAATGGGCATGCTTATTGCCTTATTTTATACAAAACGTGATCAGACCAAAACTGGTATTGCTTTTACTTCAAAATATATTTTGCAGACAGCAGTTGTGCTTCTTGGTTTTGGACTAAATTTGACTCAGATTATGAAAGTGGGGATTGAATCCTTACCAATTATTATCTCAACCATTGCAATTGCTTTACTGGTCGCCTATTTCTTACAAAAATGGATGCATATTGATGTCAATACTGCAACATTAGTTGGGGTTGGTTCATCAATCTGTGGTGGCTCTGCAATTGCCGCAACGGCACCGGTGATTAAGGCGAAAGATGAAGAAATTGCAAAAGCTATTTCAGTAATTTTTCTTTTCAATGTGATTGCTGCCATTATTTTTCCAAGTTTAGGGCAATTACTGGGCTTATCAAATCATGGCTTCGCAATTTTTGCGGGAACGGCTGTCAATGATACGTCATCAGTTACAGCAACTGCAGCTTCATGGGATGCTATTCATGGTTCTAATACTTTGGATGGAGCAACCATTGTTAAATTAACCAGAACATTAGCTATTATTCCAATTACCCTTATCTTATCTCTTTATAAGGCAAAAAAAGAAGGAAATAATGACTCTAGTTTTAGTTTGAAAAAAGCTTTTCCAACATTTATCTTTTATTTCTTGCTCGCGTCAATTGTAACAACTGTTTTTAGTGCTATGGGGCTAAATCCATCTATTTTTGATCAATTAAAAACCTTATCTAAATTCTTCATTGTGATGGCAATGACAGCAATCGGGTTAAATACAAATATCGTTAAACTGTTTAAGACTGGTGGGAAAGCCATCACACTAGGTGCCATCTGTTGGGTAGCTATCACAGTTGTAAGCTTAGCAATGCAAGCACTTATTGGAACTTGGTAA
- a CDS encoding alpha/beta hydrolase, giving the protein MTIIKKLAFVLLECAVLVLLVFNLATLFPIPYLGSIANHYTVPYIRLWLPLMIILFIASLVFSLRHRSSRWHLTNLLLAALCLGIGLYIIISIQTSLNQLGAGVSFFRSYQAEETSGVDINVETYDKTPLGHARLNVYQVDDGKKNKPVLIFIHGGGWIAGHRNSHAYYWESFAKSGYVVVSLDYDLSSKHRHLSDVTERQLTKGFAWVQNNIEDYGGSTKNLFVTGVSAGGNLALELAYKINNGKYRYADDTRLPKIDAVSVAYPVADPRAFYENSDRVKGDLAKYMAVSYLGGRPDQLPKKYSAITPKNFISKKTPPSLFISGARDSLVPQESTYELAEQLTEKLITNKLVIVPYTNHAYDRVDGNLGSQAYLKLSKDWFKEIMENKESQ; this is encoded by the coding sequence ATGACAATTATCAAAAAATTGGCTTTTGTACTATTAGAATGTGCGGTTTTAGTTTTACTAGTATTTAATTTAGCAACCTTATTTCCAATTCCCTATCTTGGTTCAATTGCCAATCACTACACGGTACCCTATATTCGTCTGTGGTTGCCATTGATGATCATTTTATTTATAGCCAGTCTTGTATTTTCATTAAGACATCGCTCAAGTCGATGGCACTTAACTAATCTCCTTTTAGCAGCACTCTGCTTAGGGATTGGTCTATATATTATCATTTCAATTCAAACAAGTCTGAATCAACTGGGAGCAGGTGTCAGTTTCTTCAGATCCTATCAAGCAGAAGAAACAAGTGGTGTCGATATCAATGTTGAGACATATGACAAAACACCACTGGGCCACGCCAGACTCAACGTCTATCAAGTCGATGATGGTAAAAAAAATAAGCCAGTTTTAATTTTCATTCATGGTGGTGGTTGGATTGCAGGGCACCGCAATTCACATGCCTACTACTGGGAATCCTTTGCAAAATCAGGCTATGTGGTGGTCAGCTTAGATTATGACCTATCAAGCAAGCACCGACACCTCTCAGACGTGACCGAACGACAATTAACCAAAGGCTTTGCCTGGGTCCAAAACAACATTGAAGACTATGGTGGGAGCACCAAGAACTTATTTGTCACTGGTGTGTCTGCTGGTGGGAATTTAGCTCTGGAATTGGCATATAAAATCAATAATGGTAAGTATAGGTATGCTGATGATACGAGATTACCAAAAATTGATGCAGTGTCAGTTGCATACCCGGTAGCAGACCCACGAGCATTCTATGAAAATAGTGACCGTGTCAAAGGAGATTTAGCCAAGTATATGGCAGTATCCTACTTGGGTGGACGTCCTGATCAGTTACCTAAGAAATATTCTGCCATAACACCAAAGAATTTTATTAGTAAAAAAACACCACCAAGTTTATTTATTTCTGGGGCGAGAGATAGTTTAGTTCCACAAGAGTCAACTTATGAACTAGCCGAACAATTAACTGAAAAACTAATCACCAATAAGTTAGTCATCGTTCCTTATACCAATCATGCCTATGATCGGGTTGATGGTAACTTGGGTAGCCAAGCATATCTGAAATTAAGTAAGGACTGGTTTAAAGAAATTATGGAAAACAAGGAGAGTCAATGA